In the Syntrophus gentianae genome, TTGTAATTTATTTTTACAATTTTTTAATTCAGGAATTATTTCGAGATAACATAAGGTTATTGCTTTCGTACATTCAAATCCCTTAATAACTGTCGGCATACTTAACATTTTAATTCTATTCTTTTAACTTTACAGAAGTAAATAATACATAATTTCAATTAGTTATTATTTATGCACGGAATTTGCTCCATAGCAATCGTTCAGCGAAAAAAGAGGGGAGAATTTTAACCATGAAAAAATATAATATTTTCCTGATCGTATGCGTGTTGTTTATGTCATCGGCAAGAATCGCTGTTGCTACACCATACACATACAAAATGGGCGATGGTTCATGGATTGATACTAGCGCAACCATTTCGGCATTGGAAATGACAGCATCGATCAAGTCTGGCGTAAGCGGACTCATTTATAACCTAGATGTTGGCGAGTCTAAAACTTTTGGTTTTGCCATCATCGGTACAAAGGAGAGCTGGATCAATGAAGATGACTTGCTAGCATCTACAGTTACGGCCTATGTCGATTTTGCCAACCCTGATATTATGGCTTCTGTTAACGGGACATCTGTTGGTTTTAAGGGTTGCTTTGAATTTGAGCAAGGATGGACTCTTGTCTGGAGTGACCCGGTTTATGTAGATTTTGCCAATGGTGGAAAGTTCATGATTGAACTGAGTGATGCCAGCTATGAAAATGGTTGGTGGAAAGGACCCAATGGTGACGATTGTGTTACAGTTACGGTTACCCATCTTGCAAACCCAACCACGGTACCCGAGCCTGCCACTTTGCTACTATTGGGTCTGGGACTAGTTGGATTGACAAGATTAAAAAAATTCTAGGATTTATTGTCCCGGAATACTGATGCCTCATGCCTGACGTTCTTCGCCAAGCTTGAGGACATGCTGAATACAGGGGATCATCTCCGTTTCATGATGCGTGACATAGATCATCCCCGTTGAGGACTGGCGGCCGATCTCCTCCATCAGGGCCAGGACCATTTCCCGGTTTGATCGGTCCAGGCCCTGACAGGGTTCGTCAAGGATCAGGAGTTCCGGTGATTTGATCATGGCCCGGGCGATGAGGACCAGGCGCTTTTCCCCGTAGGAAAGCAGGTTGAATGGCCTTTCAGAACGGTCCTTCATGCCGATGCAGGCAAGCCACGAGTCGGCAAGGGCTTTCTGATCCGCACTGACGTTGCGATACAGGCCGATGGAGTCAAAGAGTCCGGAAAGGACAACCTCTCGGACGGAGACGGGTTTGCGATAGCGAAGCTGCAGCTCCGGGGAAACAAGACCGATCCTCTGGCGGATTTCCCAGATGCTTTCCCCGCCGCCTCTTTTATGACCGAAGAGACGGACATCATTGGCATAGACCTGCAGATTGTCGCCGGTGATCAGGGCCAGCAGGGTTGTCTTTCCCGAACCATTGGGTCCGACAACGGCCCAGTTCTCCCCTCGTCGGACACTCCAGGTCAACCGGTCCAGGACGGTCACCTTGCCAAAGGCGACATGAACATTCTTCATTTCAACCAGAAGATCGGCGGTCTGTCTCGCCTTCGGTAATGATTCGGGAATCGGCCGGGGAAGGGGCGGGAGGGAGATCCCGCTTCCGGAAAAGGGTTTCAAGATGTCCGCCTTCATGACCTCTTCCCGACTTCCCGCTTTGGCGACACGCCCCTCCCTGATAATGAGGACATGGGAGATGCCGGGCAGAATTTCCTCCAAACGCTGCGTAATGAGGATGATCTGTGTTCCCTTGGCCATCAGTACGGAGATCGCCTGAGCCAGGGATTCCCGGCTTGCGGTGTCGAGGCCCGCAAAAGGCTCATCCAGAATCAGAAGTTTCGGACGGGAGAGCAGGGCGCGGGTGATCAAAACCTTTCGGATCTCCCCGTTGGACAGAACCCGGATGCTCCGGTCCAGCAGGGGTCGGATGCCCAGGATGTCGTCGAAGGAATCCATGCAGGCGCCGTTTTCAGCCCCGATTTCCAGCATCTCTCCTGTGGTAAGGGTACGCCCCCAGCCGCTGAAGGCATGGGCGTCCTCGAAGCGGTCTTCGCGCAGCAGGATCTCTTCCAGGAGTTCAAAAGAGAGATAGCCGATCCCCCCTACTGCCGCTTCAGGCACATGGCGAATCAGTTCTCCCCGAACAATCGGCACATCCCCTTTAAGGGACCTCGCCAGAACGGATTTCCCCGATCCGTTCTCCCCCAGGATTGCCCAGTTCTGCCCGGTGCGAATTTTCCAGAACGTTCCGGGCAGGAGAAAGGCATCCCTCTTGCGAAGCGTCACGTCCTTCAGGGTGATGAAGCGTGTTTCCGTTCTTTTTCTTTTCTGTTTC is a window encoding:
- a CDS encoding PEP-CTERM sorting domain-containing protein, yielding MKKYNIFLIVCVLFMSSARIAVATPYTYKMGDGSWIDTSATISALEMTASIKSGVSGLIYNLDVGESKTFGFAIIGTKESWINEDDLLASTVTAYVDFANPDIMASVNGTSVGFKGCFEFEQGWTLVWSDPVYVDFANGGKFMIELSDASYENGWWKGPNGDDCVTVTVTHLANPTTVPEPATLLLLGLGLVGLTRLKKF
- a CDS encoding ATP-binding cassette domain-containing protein yields the protein MKQKRKRTETRFITLKDVTLRKRDAFLLPGTFWKIRTGQNWAILGENGSGKSVLARSLKGDVPIVRGELIRHVPEAAVGGIGYLSFELLEEILLREDRFEDAHAFSGWGRTLTTGEMLEIGAENGACMDSFDDILGIRPLLDRSIRVLSNGEIRKVLITRALLSRPKLLILDEPFAGLDTASRESLAQAISVLMAKGTQIILITQRLEEILPGISHVLIIREGRVAKAGSREEVMKADILKPFSGSGISLPPLPRPIPESLPKARQTADLLVEMKNVHVAFGKVTVLDRLTWSVRRGENWAVVGPNGSGKTTLLALITGDNLQVYANDVRLFGHKRGGGESIWEIRQRIGLVSPELQLRYRKPVSVREVVLSGLFDSIGLYRNVSADQKALADSWLACIGMKDRSERPFNLLSYGEKRLVLIARAMIKSPELLILDEPCQGLDRSNREMVLALMEEIGRQSSTGMIYVTHHETEMIPCIQHVLKLGEERQA